CTCCTGCTTCACCGGCACGTCGAACCCGGTCAGCTCGGCCAGACTGACCCCGATCAGCCCGCCGCCGCACGTCTTGTACCGGGGGAACTGCGCGCGGTCGACGATCAGGGTGCGGGCGCCCATCCGAGCCGCCGCCGCGGCCGCACTGCTGCCGGCCGGGCCCGCACCGACCACGACCACGTCATAGCCGATGCGATCGTTGTGCTGCTGGTTCCCGCTGACGCCCATTGGCGCATGCTAGCCAGATCGTCTGAATGCCCGATGGTGAGGAGGCCCTAACTTCCTGACAAACATCCATTTCGTGATCAGGCAGAGATGTCCCGGGACGTTTCGCCGGCCTACGGCTGGAAGCGGTACCCCATGCCGGGCTCGGTGAGCAGGTGTGCCGGGCGGGTCGGGTCGTCCTCCAGTTTGCGGCGCAACTGGGCCATGTACTGCCGCACGTTCTGGGTCTCCGCCCGGTAGGTCGGGCCCCACACCTGCTCCAGCAGGTAACGCTGGCTGAGCAGTTTGCCCGGCTCGGCCACCACCGCGGCCAGCAACTGCCACTCGGTGCGGGTGAGGTGCACGTCTTCCGGGGAGATCGCGTGTCGTGCCAGGTCGACCGTGTGCCGCCCGATCCGGACCTCGCCCGGCGTCTGGCCGGTGCCCTGACGGCGGGCCACCACCCGGATCCGGGCCAGCAGTTCGTCCACGCTGAACGGCTTGGTCACGTAGTCGTCGGCCCCCGCGTCCAGGGCGTGCACCTTGTCGTGACTGTCGGAGCGGCCGGACAGCACGATCACCGGCACCTGGGTCCACTCGCGCAACTGCCGGATCACCTCGACGCCGTCCAGATCGGGCAGGCCCAGGTCGAGCACCACGATGTCGGGCCGATCCTCGCGGGCAGCGTCCAGGGCCGCCTGCCCGGTGCCGGCTGTGATCACCTCGTACTGCCGGGCCAGCAGGTTGATCCGCAGCACGCGGATCATCTGCGGCTCGTCGTCCACCACCAGGATCCGGGTCACGGCGTGGTCACCTGCATGAGGGTCATGATCATGGTCAGCCCGCCTCCCGGGGTCGTGTCGGGGGTCAGACTGCCACCCATGGCCTCGGTCAGACCGCGCGACAGAGCCAGACCCAGCCCGACCCCGGTGCCGTTGTCCCGGTCACCGAGCCGCTGGAAGGGAAGGAACACGTCGTCCCACAATTCGGTGGGGATCCCCGGCCCACGATCGATCACCCGCGTCTCCACCTCACCGGCGTGCGCGCTCACCACGATCATCGGCGGACTCCCCACCGGACTGTGCCGCAACGCGTTACGCAGCAGATTCACCAGCACCCTCTCGATCAGCACCGGATCACCATTCACCTCCAGGAACTCCTCCGGCAGGTGCACGACGATCTCCCGCCCCTGCGGGCCCAGCTCGTCCAGAGACATGGCCACGGTCTCGGCGATACTCGTCGGCTCCGGGTGCATGGCCAGCGCCCCGGCCTGCAGACGACTCATGTCCAGCAGATTGTCCACCAGCCGGGTCAGCCGATCCAGCGACTCCTCGACACTGGCCAGGAGCTCCTTCTGGTCGTCATCACTGAACCGGATCCCCGGCGTCCGCAATCCCCCCACGGCCGCCTTCGCCGACGCGAGCGGCGTCCGTAGATCGTGACTGACCGCCGACAGCAGTGCCGTGCGCATCCGGTCCACCTCCGCCAGCGGCCCCGCCGCGGCGGCCTGCTCACGTAACTGCTGCTGCCGCATGGCGACCACCGCCTGGGCGGCGAAAGCCTGCACCACGCGGCGGTCCTCGGCCGCGAGCGGATGTCCGCAGAGCACCAGGGAGATCTCCTCGTCGACCAGCACCTCGGCATCCCCCTCGCCGGGCGCCGACAGCGGCCGGCCCACCGATGCGACCACCTGCCAGGCGCCCGGGTCGTGCTGCAGGTCCGGGCTCGGACCCGAGTCGGGCGTTCGTTGCAGCAGCGTCGCGCCGCTGAACCGGAAGGTCTCGCGCACCTGGTCGAGCAGGGCGGGCAGTGGCTGGGCGCCTCGCAGCACGCTGCCCGCCAGGGTGGACAGCGTCTCCGCCTCGGCCCGCGCGCTCGCCGCCTCCCGCGTGCGTCGTGCCGCCCGGTCGACCGTGGCGCTCACCGCCACCGCCACCACCAGGAAAACCACCAGCGCGAGCACGTTCTCGCGAGTCGCGATGGTAATCGTGTGGAGCGGCGGGGCGAAGAAGTAGTTCAGCAGCACCGACCCGGCCACCGCCGCGAACAGGGCCGGCCAGAGCCCGCCGACCAGCGCCACGATCACCACCGCGGCCAGGTAGAGCAGCAGGTCGCTGCCCAGCGAGACCTGGCCCCGCAGGTGGGTCAGCAGCGCCGTGAGCAGGGCCAGGCCCAAGGTTGCGACGAGAAGTCCGGCCAGCCGCCGGTTACGGCTCAGGGCGCTCTCGGCCTGGGGCACGACCCGTCCCTGGTGAGCCTGGGAGTGGGTGACCAGGTGCACGTCGATGGGGCCCGCGCCGTTGGCCGTGGTGACGCCGACACCGGGGGAGAGCAGGCTGGACAGCCGTCCTCGCCGGGAGACCCCCAGCACCAGCTCTGTCGCGTTCACCCCGCGGGCGAAATCGAGCAGCGCCTTGGGCACGTCGTTGCCCACGACCTGGTGGTACGTCCCTCCCAGGTCTTCCGTCAGCGTCCGCTGGGCCACCAGATGGGCGTGA
The Kineosporia sp. NBRC 101731 genome window above contains:
- a CDS encoding response regulator, translating into MTRILVVDDEPQMIRVLRINLLARQYEVITAGTGQAALDAAREDRPDIVVLDLGLPDLDGVEVIRQLREWTQVPVIVLSGRSDSHDKVHALDAGADDYVTKPFSVDELLARIRVVARRQGTGQTPGEVRIGRHTVDLARHAISPEDVHLTRTEWQLLAAVVAEPGKLLSQRYLLEQVWGPTYRAETQNVRQYMAQLRRKLEDDPTRPAHLLTEPGMGYRFQP
- a CDS encoding DUF4118 domain-containing protein; the protein is VDDELESYRSSQGISDTWEARERVVVALTGGPEGETLIRRASRLASRSRGADLLAVHVARNDGLSGGSHAHLVAQRTLTEDLGGTYHQVVGNDVPKALLDFARGVNATELVLGVSRRGRLSSLLSPGVGVTTANGAGPIDVHLVTHSQAHQGRVVPQAESALSRNRRLAGLLVATLGLALLTALLTHLRGQVSLGSDLLLYLAAVVIVALVGGLWPALFAAVAGSVLLNYFFAPPLHTITIATRENVLALVVFLVVAVAVSATVDRAARRTREAASARAEAETLSTLAGSVLRGAQPLPALLDQVRETFRFSGATLLQRTPDSGPSPDLQHDPGAWQVVASVGRPLSAPGEGDAEVLVDEEISLVLCGHPLAAEDRRVVQAFAAQAVVAMRQQQLREQAAAAGPLAEVDRMRTALLSAVSHDLRTPLASAKAAVGGLRTPGIRFSDDDQKELLASVEESLDRLTRLVDNLLDMSRLQAGALAMHPEPTSIAETVAMSLDELGPQGREIVVHLPEEFLEVNGDPVLIERVLVNLLRNALRHSPVGSPPMIVVSAHAGEVETRVIDRGPGIPTELWDDVFLPFQRLGDRDNGTGVGLGLALSRGLTEAMGGSLTPDTTPGGGLTMIMTLMQVTTP